In the Populus trichocarpa isolate Nisqually-1 chromosome 1, P.trichocarpa_v4.1, whole genome shotgun sequence genome, one interval contains:
- the LOC18094160 gene encoding uncharacterized protein LOC18094160 — protein sequence MALYVDEEEIWKCLKHPSKRRRTGICHVCLRERLSSLCPDCASARPCTCYATTASSSSGTTSSSSSHCFSSASGIGSVGRVSNLIESEPAFRRSRSLAVPFLRSKPSADHSYNNHKASSSFWSLFKGGHGNRSMREEVERRHVVILKEEELEESSRKVNEDEERRRMMRKSRSVAVTSESRGSDVRRSSKGGKGWYFPSPIKVFKQSISRGVLAHERSPLYRG from the coding sequence ATGGCTCTttatgttgatgaagaagagataTGGAAATGTTTAAAGCACCCTTCCAAGCGTCGCCGAACAGGAATCTGCCACGTGTGCCTCCGCGAACGTCTCTCCTCTCTTTGCCCTGACTGCGCTAGCGCGCGCCCCTGCACTTGCTACGCCACCACCGCGTCCTCCTCTTCTGGCACCACTTCATCCTCCTCCTCCCACTGCTTCTCCTCCGCTTCCGGAATCGGAAGCGTCGGTCGAGTCTCCAATTTAATCGAGAGCGAACCCGCTTTTCGTCGCTCTCGATCCCTAGCTGTTCCGTTTCTCCGGTCAAAGCCATCGGCTGACCATAGTTATAACAACCACAAAGCGTCCTCGTCGTTCTGGTCATTGTTCAAGGGAGGGCATGGTAACAGGAGCATGAGAGAGGAGGTCGAAAGACGACACGTGGTGATTTTGAAGGAGGAGGAGCTGGAGGAATCATCGAGGAAGGTAAATGAAGATGAGGAGAGGAGGAGGATGATGAGGAAGTCAAGATCGGTGGCGGTGACTTCAGAGTCAAGAGGAAGTGACGTGAGGAGATCGTCAAAGGGAGGGAAGGGATGGTATTTCCCTAGTCCGATCAAGGTTTTCAAGCAATCGATCTCGAGAGGGGTTTTGGCGCATGAAAGGTCGCCTTTGTATAGAGGTTGA